DNA sequence from the Stenotrophomonas sp. 24(2023) genome:
CGGTATTCCGCGCATCGACAACGAAAGCTGGCACCTGGTCAAGGAAACCCCGCGCGTGATGGGCTTCATCGGCGGCACCGCCGATCGTCCGCTGCCGATCGCCGATTCCGAGGCTGAGGCCATCCTGAATCGTGTTCAGGAAGGTGTCGAGAAGCCGCGTCCGAAGGTGCTGTTCGAGCCGGGCCAGATGGTCCGTGTCACCGATGGCCCGTTCAACGATTTCAACGGCGTGGTCGAAGAAGTCAATTACGAAAAGAGCCGCCTGCGCGTCTCGGTGCTGATCTTCGGTCGCGCCACCCCGGTCGAGCTGGAATTCGGCCAGGTCGAAAAGCAGGTCTGAGTACATCCAGGCGCCGGGTCCGCCCGGTGTCAGGCAGGAAGCCGGGCAATGCCCGGCTTCTTCCGTTCACGCGCCACTTCAGGCATGTGAAGAAAAAAGCTGATATAGTGCGCGGCTCCCCGCTGGGAAGTCAGCGGAGCCAGGCCGCCGGAAGGTGGCCTTCGGCATGATTTCAAAACGCGATGCCGGGACGCGTGATTCCCGGTCCGATGGGGAGCCTGTTGTCGAAAGGCGCTAGCACCCGGAGAGCACTCAAATGGCAAAGAAAGTTGTCGGTTACATCAAGCTGCAGGTGAAGGCCGGTCAGGCCAACCCCTCGCCGCCGGTCGGTCCTGCGCTGGGTCAGCGCGGTCTGAACATCATGGAATTCTGCAAGGCCTTCAATGCCGCCACGCAGAAGCTCGAGCCGGGTCTGCCGGTTCCGGTGATCATCACGGCCTACTCGGACCGTACGTTCACCTTCATCACCAAGAGCACCCCGGCCACCACCCTGCTGAAGAAGGCCGCTGGCATCTCGTCGGGCTCCAAGCGCCCGAACACCGAGAAGGTCGGCAAGGTCACCCGTAAGCAGCTGGAAGAGATCGCCAAGGCGAAGGAACCGGATCTGACTGCCGCCGACCTGGACGCCGCCGTGCGTACCATCGCTGGCTCTGCCCGTTCCATGGGCCTCGTGGTGGAGGGTTAATAAGATGGCACAGACCAAGCGTGAGAAGGCCATCAAGGCCGCCGTCGTTCCGGGCAAGGCGTACGCCTTCGAGGACGCGATCAACATCCTGAAGACCGCCACCAAGGCCAAGTTCGTCGAGTCGATCGACGTTGCCGTGCG
Encoded proteins:
- the nusG gene encoding transcription termination/antitermination protein NusG; this translates as MKRWYVVHAYSGFEKSVAQALRDRIVRDGMEERFGDVLVPTEEVIEMRAGQKRRSERKFFPGYVLVQIETHEEAGIPRIDNESWHLVKETPRVMGFIGGTADRPLPIADSEAEAILNRVQEGVEKPRPKVLFEPGQMVRVTDGPFNDFNGVVEEVNYEKSRLRVSVLIFGRATPVELEFGQVEKQV
- the rplK gene encoding 50S ribosomal protein L11, with the translated sequence MAKKVVGYIKLQVKAGQANPSPPVGPALGQRGLNIMEFCKAFNAATQKLEPGLPVPVIITAYSDRTFTFITKSTPATTLLKKAAGISSGSKRPNTEKVGKVTRKQLEEIAKAKEPDLTAADLDAAVRTIAGSARSMGLVVEG